A single genomic interval of Nitratidesulfovibrio sp. SRB-5 harbors:
- a CDS encoding PAS domain-containing sensor histidine kinase gives MRLPRRLPSPVAALLSQIADVPGVPYAPPDPSSSPAPASPPGVAGGRIHPSPPDAAPMGGFSYAASVILPQTGWHASEFLPRLVGELSSPGNLSVLEREMHRQATGAPTPYSLALRGETGTPVELLVTPRPLRGVATGTEGEGPVLCATLTATPLPSQSSEGPAPAWSERTRLLNLLDRLPAYVVLLGPDYSIRYENRGFRQLFGPGVGRPCYEVIRGHSQPCALCPPFDVFDSRTLCVCEWACPERRSAFRIYSYPFEDVDGSPLVLKLGIDITSGVRAQEALSISEGRYRSITDNLTLGIAVLDRALGITASNPRLREWFGDAAAPGGLLCRMLAEHCGEDNTRCPGCACLATFRDGQTHEWRLETTARSGGRRSYRLTSCPILAGDGGVDSVIVMLEDETDRLRVEERLQRARKLEAMGTLATGIAHEINQPLSALQLYAGSLEMLAEKDRAPDRETLLARLSLILGETARIRDIIDHMRALVAHGDTALSPTQVEAAVDRALGLVGAQLRAHRVTVERALPPDLPAVRANPVQLEQVVINLVVNAMHALDAREPAGGQDRRIRIEAAYRPVPRGGTERPDRPDRPDRPDKPSRPDRPDRAERPEHGDGQGACPADGEAPAGRVLLTVVDNGPGLQGLEDRVFDPFFTTKGPHKGLGLGLAIVHSFVESWGGEISVSGGEPPMTGAAFTLALRRASPPEPGADG, from the coding sequence ATGCGCCTGCCGCGCCGTCTGCCCTCGCCCGTGGCCGCGCTGCTGTCGCAGATTGCCGATGTTCCCGGCGTGCCGTACGCCCCGCCCGATCCGTCCTCCTCGCCCGCACCCGCGAGCCCCCCCGGTGTCGCAGGCGGCAGAATCCATCCGTCACCGCCCGACGCGGCGCCCATGGGCGGCTTCAGCTACGCCGCCTCGGTCATCCTGCCCCAGACCGGCTGGCACGCCTCGGAATTCCTGCCCCGCCTGGTGGGGGAACTCTCCTCCCCCGGCAACCTTTCCGTGCTTGAACGCGAGATGCACCGCCAGGCGACCGGCGCACCCACGCCGTATTCCCTGGCCCTGCGCGGCGAAACCGGCACCCCGGTGGAGTTGCTGGTCACCCCGCGCCCACTGCGCGGCGTTGCGACCGGGACTGAAGGCGAAGGCCCGGTGCTTTGCGCCACCCTGACGGCAACGCCGCTGCCCAGCCAGTCCAGCGAGGGGCCCGCCCCCGCCTGGAGCGAGCGGACCCGGCTGCTCAACCTGTTGGACCGCCTGCCCGCCTATGTGGTGCTGCTGGGGCCGGATTATTCCATCCGCTATGAAAACAGGGGTTTCCGTCAGTTGTTCGGCCCCGGCGTGGGGCGCCCCTGTTACGAGGTGATCCGGGGCCATAGCCAACCCTGCGCGCTGTGCCCGCCCTTCGACGTGTTCGATTCCCGCACCCTGTGCGTGTGCGAGTGGGCCTGTCCGGAACGCCGCTCCGCCTTCCGCATCTATTCCTATCCCTTCGAGGACGTGGACGGGTCGCCACTGGTGCTCAAGCTGGGCATCGACATCACCTCCGGGGTGCGCGCCCAGGAGGCCCTGTCCATCAGCGAGGGGCGTTACCGCTCCATCACCGACAACCTCACCCTGGGCATTGCCGTGCTGGACAGGGCCCTTGGCATCACCGCGTCCAACCCGCGCCTGCGCGAATGGTTCGGCGACGCGGCGGCGCCCGGCGGGCTGCTGTGCCGCATGCTGGCCGAGCACTGCGGCGAGGACAACACCCGCTGCCCCGGCTGCGCCTGTCTGGCCACCTTCCGCGACGGGCAGACCCACGAATGGCGGCTGGAGACCACGGCCCGTTCCGGCGGGCGACGGTCGTACCGCCTGACGTCGTGCCCCATCCTGGCGGGCGACGGCGGGGTGGATTCGGTCATCGTCATGCTGGAGGACGAGACCGACCGTCTGCGCGTGGAGGAACGGTTGCAGCGTGCCCGCAAGCTGGAGGCCATGGGCACCTTGGCCACGGGCATCGCCCACGAGATCAACCAGCCCCTGTCGGCCTTGCAGCTGTACGCGGGCAGCCTGGAAATGCTGGCCGAAAAGGATCGCGCTCCTGACCGCGAAACCCTGCTGGCCCGCCTTTCGCTGATTCTTGGCGAGACGGCGCGCATCCGCGACATCATCGACCACATGCGGGCGCTGGTGGCCCACGGCGACACGGCCCTTTCGCCTACCCAGGTGGAGGCGGCGGTGGACCGGGCGCTGGGGCTGGTGGGGGCGCAACTGCGCGCTCACCGGGTAACCGTGGAGCGCGCGCTGCCGCCGGACCTGCCCGCAGTGCGCGCCAACCCGGTGCAACTGGAGCAGGTGGTGATCAATCTGGTGGTCAACGCCATGCATGCGCTGGATGCCCGTGAACCGGCGGGTGGGCAGGACAGGCGCATCCGCATCGAGGCCGCCTACCGGCCCGTGCCGCGCGGCGGGACCGAGCGGCCAGACAGGCCAGACAGGCCAGACAGGCCAGACAAGCCAAGCAGGCCAGACAGACCAGACAGGGCGGAACGTCCGGAGCATGGCGACGGGCAGGGGGCATGCCCGGCGGACGGCGAGGCCCCGGCGGGCCGCGTGCTGCTGACCGTGGTGGACAACGGGCCGGGGCTGCAAGGCCTGGAGGATAGGGTGTTCGATCCCTTCTTCACCACCAAGGGGCCCCACAAGGGGTTGGGACTTGGCCTCGCCATCGTGCACAGCTTCGTGGAATCATGGGGCGGCGAGATTTCCGTGTCCGGGGGCGAGCCGCCCATGACCGGCGCGGCGTTCACCCTGGCCTTGCGCCGGGCCTCGCCGCCGGAGCCTGGCGCCGACGGGTAG
- a CDS encoding phosphomannomutase/phosphoglucomutase, whose product MKPISDRPFRAYDIRGIVDADFDAEWVERLGRACGTYLLERGIGAAVVGHDCRHSSPAYHDALTAGLIACGIDVVSVGMVPTPLLYFAVRHLDRQGGIMITASHNPPEYNGFKVWAGQTTIHTTEIRRIYEIFAAGRFASGKGVGCTMDIVPAYMEAVTQRVQLAPRARGPLKVVVDGGNGAGGDLCADLLRRLGADVIEQYCDPDGAFPNHHPDPVVEANMRDLIARVASEGADLGIGLDGDADRLGAVDAQGRLLFGDELLSLFARDLLARVPGGEVMADVKCSHRLFRDIEAHGGKPTMWITGHSVMKARMLEVNAPLAGEMSGHMFFNEGWYGFDDAIYAAALLLRILSASDVPLTALPGWPPSHATPELHMPCPDELKFAVVRRAQEHFRALYDVNEIDGARITWPDGWALVRASNTQPVLVLRFEAETPERLAEIRTLVETPLAAWIAEARAARDATA is encoded by the coding sequence ATGAAACCGATTTCGGACCGCCCGTTCCGGGCCTATGACATACGCGGCATCGTCGATGCCGACTTCGACGCCGAATGGGTGGAGCGCCTGGGCCGCGCCTGCGGCACCTACCTGCTGGAACGCGGCATCGGCGCCGCCGTGGTGGGGCACGACTGCCGCCACAGCTCCCCCGCCTACCACGACGCGCTCACCGCCGGGCTCATCGCCTGCGGCATCGACGTGGTCAGCGTGGGCATGGTGCCCACCCCCCTGCTGTACTTCGCCGTGCGCCACCTGGATCGCCAGGGCGGCATCATGATCACCGCAAGTCACAACCCGCCGGAATACAACGGCTTCAAGGTGTGGGCCGGGCAGACCACCATCCACACCACCGAAATCCGGCGCATTTACGAGATATTCGCCGCCGGGCGCTTTGCCTCGGGCAAGGGCGTGGGCTGCACCATGGACATCGTGCCTGCCTACATGGAAGCCGTGACGCAACGGGTGCAGCTGGCCCCGCGCGCCCGCGGCCCCCTGAAGGTGGTGGTGGACGGCGGCAACGGCGCGGGCGGCGACCTCTGCGCCGACCTGCTGCGCCGCCTGGGCGCGGACGTGATCGAACAGTACTGCGACCCGGACGGGGCCTTTCCCAACCACCACCCCGACCCGGTGGTGGAAGCCAACATGCGCGACCTGATCGCCCGCGTGGCCAGCGAAGGCGCGGACCTGGGCATAGGCCTGGACGGCGACGCCGACCGGCTGGGCGCGGTGGACGCGCAGGGCCGCCTGCTGTTCGGCGACGAATTGCTCTCGCTCTTCGCGCGCGACCTGCTGGCCCGCGTGCCCGGCGGCGAGGTGATGGCCGACGTGAAGTGTTCGCACCGCCTGTTCCGCGACATAGAGGCCCACGGCGGCAAGCCCACCATGTGGATCACCGGCCATTCGGTGATGAAGGCCCGCATGCTGGAGGTCAACGCGCCGCTGGCGGGCGAGATGAGCGGGCACATGTTCTTCAACGAGGGGTGGTACGGCTTCGATGACGCCATCTACGCCGCCGCCCTGCTGCTGCGCATCCTGTCCGCGTCCGACGTGCCGCTGACGGCGCTGCCCGGCTGGCCGCCCTCGCATGCCACGCCCGAACTGCACATGCCCTGCCCGGACGAATTGAAGTTCGCCGTGGTGCGCCGCGCGCAGGAACACTTCCGCGCGCTGTACGACGTCAACGAGATCGACGGCGCGCGCATCACCTGGCCCGACGGCTGGGCACTGGTGCGCGCCTCGAACACCCAGCCGGTGCTGGTGCTGCGCTTCGAGGCGGAAACGCCGGAGCGCCTGGCCGAAATCCGCACCCTGGTGGAAACGCCGCTCGCTGCCTGGATAGCCGAGGCCCGCGCGGCCAGGGACGCCACGGCATAG
- a CDS encoding response regulator: MTQQQPFQDSPRPAVVIVDDEQIVALDIRRTLERLGYAVPAMAADGEEAVRMAGELRPDLVLMDIRLRGPMDGIEAAARIARQYGVPVVFLTAFSDAATLERAKECGPFGFLVKPFEERELHSTIEVALLKHRAVRDLDEARRTAENASIAKSAFLAGMSHEIRNSLNGILGMTDLALESAEDEEQRDHLVTVLESAETLLALLNDVLDFSRLEARQIRLVERPFEPGAVVRKVMRSVQSEVARRGLALSWRVAPEIPPVLAGDQVRLTQVLANLVGNAVKFTHAGVVSVEVAPVPSPPSLFESLFPPGEPGGATLLFTVRDTGIGIAEDRLESIFELYTQASDDTGATYGGSGLGLSICRQLVGMMGGSIWARSTPGVGSSFHFTCRLRPAPASLAEASPALRRHASDALPVPGPASAGPSGASAPDGVGPHAPAGRGSAAMPGALARLLDTVPAAPPLQPVPPFAPQPVEPVESAEPAGRAGPAGPAGRAGPAGPGAQPAPQPASPHAVPLSDEPAIASLHVLVADDSEVARTIAARLLQRRGHTCATVQDGVEALTRLAAERFDLVLLNMEMPRMNGFETLRRIRNSMHPGVSPALPVVAMTAHALAGDRDRMLAAGMDGYVAKPIQPSAFHEEIDRVARLAGLARQG; this comes from the coding sequence ATGACGCAACAGCAGCCTTTTCAGGATTCGCCCCGCCCTGCGGTGGTCATCGTCGATGACGAGCAGATCGTGGCGCTGGACATTCGGCGTACTCTGGAACGCCTGGGGTATGCCGTGCCCGCCATGGCCGCCGACGGCGAAGAGGCCGTGCGCATGGCGGGAGAGTTGCGGCCGGACCTCGTGCTGATGGACATCCGCCTGCGCGGCCCCATGGACGGCATAGAGGCGGCGGCGCGCATCGCCAGACAGTACGGGGTGCCCGTGGTGTTCCTGACGGCCTTTTCCGATGCGGCCACCCTGGAACGGGCCAAGGAGTGCGGCCCGTTCGGCTTTCTGGTGAAGCCCTTCGAAGAGCGCGAACTGCATTCCACCATCGAGGTGGCCCTGTTGAAGCACCGCGCCGTGCGCGACCTGGACGAGGCCCGGCGCACCGCCGAGAACGCCAGCATCGCCAAGAGCGCCTTTCTGGCGGGCATGAGCCACGAGATACGCAATTCGCTCAACGGCATTCTGGGCATGACCGACCTTGCGCTGGAATCCGCCGAGGACGAGGAGCAGCGCGACCATCTGGTCACCGTGCTGGAATCTGCGGAGACGCTGCTGGCCCTGCTCAACGACGTGCTGGACTTCTCGCGGCTGGAGGCGCGGCAGATTCGCCTGGTGGAGCGCCCCTTCGAACCCGGCGCCGTGGTGCGCAAGGTGATGCGCTCGGTGCAGTCGGAGGTGGCACGGCGTGGCCTGGCCCTGTCGTGGCGGGTGGCGCCGGAGATTCCCCCCGTGCTGGCGGGGGATCAGGTGCGGCTGACCCAGGTGCTGGCCAATCTGGTGGGCAACGCGGTGAAGTTCACCCATGCGGGCGTGGTCTCGGTAGAGGTGGCGCCGGTGCCGTCACCCCCAAGCCTGTTCGAGTCGCTGTTTCCCCCGGGCGAGCCGGGCGGGGCCACCCTGCTGTTCACCGTGCGCGATACCGGCATAGGCATTGCCGAGGACCGGCTGGAATCCATTTTCGAACTGTACACCCAGGCGTCCGACGACACCGGCGCCACGTATGGCGGCTCGGGCCTTGGCCTGTCCATCTGCCGCCAGTTGGTGGGCATGATGGGTGGCAGTATCTGGGCGCGCAGCACGCCGGGGGTGGGCAGTTCGTTCCATTTTACCTGCCGACTGCGCCCCGCGCCCGCCTCTCTGGCCGAAGCGTCGCCCGCGTTGCGTCGACATGCGTCCGATGCGCTCCCCGTCCCCGGCCCGGCTTCTGCCGGACCGTCCGGCGCCTCCGCGCCGGACGGGGTTGGGCCGCATGCCCCGGCAGGGCGGGGATCTGCGGCCATGCCCGGCGCGCTGGCCCGCCTGCTGGACACGGTTCCAGCGGCGCCGCCGCTTCAGCCGGTACCGCCTTTCGCGCCGCAGCCCGTTGAACCGGTCGAATCGGCCGAACCGGCCGGACGGGCCGGACCAGCCGGACCAGCCGGACGGGCCGGACCAGCCGGACCTGGCGCGCAGCCAGCGCCCCAGCCCGCATCCCCGCATGCCGTGCCCCTTTCCGACGAACCCGCGATCGCCTCGCTGCATGTGCTGGTGGCCGACGACAGCGAAGTGGCCCGCACCATTGCCGCACGCCTGCTGCAACGGCGCGGGCACACCTGCGCCACGGTACAGGACGGCGTTGAGGCGCTGACGCGGCTTGCGGCGGAACGCTTCGACCTGGTGCTGCTGAACATGGAGATGCCGCGCATGAACGGTTTCGAAACCTTGCGCCGCATCCGCAACTCCATGCATCCCGGCGTCAGCCCGGCCCTGCCCGTGGTGGCCATGACGGCGCATGCCCTTGCGGGCGACCGCGACCGCATGCTGGCCGCCGGCATGGACGGCTATGTGGCCAAACCCATCCAGCCCTCCGCCTTTCACGAAGAGATCGACCGGGTGGCGCGCCTGGCCGGGTTGGCGCGGCAGGGCTGA
- the hflC gene encoding protease modulator HflC: MERRTITLLIALAALLVMGSQCVYSVHQTQKAIVLQLGEPVGGVVLPGLHFKLPFIQNVVYFDARILDYDARSAEALTSDKKAIVLDNYARWRITDPLTFYRTVRTIPGAQARLDDTVYSQLRVFVGRNTLTEVVSSKRAEIMGAVTARTSELLREYGMEIIDVRIKRTDLPTENQRAIFGRMRAERERQAKQYRSEGQEESTKIRSAADRERTVLMAEATRKSEMLRGEGDADAARIFSEALSQSPEFYDFQRSLDAYRKVFRDNTRIILTPSDPFLKQFQGR, translated from the coding sequence ATGGAACGCCGTACCATAACCCTGCTCATCGCCCTTGCCGCGCTGCTGGTCATGGGCAGCCAGTGCGTCTACAGCGTGCACCAGACCCAGAAGGCCATCGTGCTGCAGCTGGGCGAACCCGTCGGCGGCGTGGTGCTGCCCGGCCTGCACTTCAAGCTGCCGTTCATCCAGAACGTGGTGTACTTCGACGCGCGCATCCTGGACTACGACGCCCGCTCGGCAGAAGCCCTGACCAGCGACAAGAAGGCCATCGTGCTGGACAACTACGCCCGCTGGCGCATCACCGACCCGCTGACCTTCTATCGCACCGTGCGCACCATTCCCGGCGCCCAGGCCCGCCTGGACGACACCGTGTATTCGCAGCTGCGCGTCTTCGTGGGGCGCAATACCCTGACCGAGGTGGTCTCGTCCAAGCGCGCCGAGATCATGGGGGCGGTGACGGCCCGCACCTCCGAGCTGCTGCGCGAGTACGGCATGGAGATCATCGACGTGCGCATCAAGCGCACCGACCTGCCCACGGAAAACCAGCGCGCCATCTTCGGGCGCATGCGGGCCGAGCGCGAGCGCCAGGCCAAGCAGTACCGTTCGGAAGGCCAGGAGGAATCGACCAAGATCCGATCGGCCGCCGACCGCGAGCGCACCGTGCTGATGGCCGAAGCCACTCGCAAGTCCGAGATGTTGCGGGGCGAAGGCGACGCAGACGCCGCCCGGATATTCTCCGAGGCGCTTTCGCAGTCGCCGGAGTTCTATGACTTCCAGCGCAGCCTGGATGCCTACCGCAAGGTGTTCCGTGACAACACGCGTATCATTCTCACCCCCAGCGATCCCTTCCTGAAACAGTTCCAGGGGCGGTAG
- the hflK gene encoding FtsH protease activity modulator HflK, with protein sequence MNWDWEKLQEKRQRHSGWRGGSGGSGGSGDGDEGGSGGSGGSGGSGGPGGPGGWDDPSGPDFEKLGETFRKFREYPFPAGKVVALVFVLLWAASGIYIVEPDELGVVLRFGRYDRTVESGPHYHLPFPMESVYTPKVTQVQRAEVGFRSLAQGASFQQGGGRIVPEEAAMLTGDENIVNVQFSIQFQIKDPVQYLFNVTNPAAVVRSAGEAAMREVIGNSRIDAALTDGKQLIQNETLTLLQAILDTYQVGVRVLAVQMQDVHPPKEVIDAFKDVASAREDKSRIINEAEAYQNEILPRTRGLAAEVINQAEAYRQARVREAEGQASRFLAVLKEYNKAKDVTRKRLYLEAMEEVLSAPGMEKIVIPGEAGARMLPYLPLDGARPRGDAGAARKGSE encoded by the coding sequence ATGAACTGGGATTGGGAAAAACTGCAAGAAAAACGGCAGCGGCACTCCGGGTGGCGCGGAGGCTCCGGTGGTTCCGGCGGCTCCGGCGACGGGGACGAAGGTGGTTCCGGCGGCTCGGGCGGTTCCGGTGGCTCTGGCGGCCCCGGAGGCCCCGGTGGTTGGGACGACCCTTCCGGACCGGACTTCGAGAAGCTCGGCGAGACCTTCCGCAAGTTTCGCGAATACCCCTTCCCCGCGGGGAAGGTGGTGGCGCTCGTCTTCGTCCTGCTGTGGGCGGCGTCTGGCATCTACATCGTCGAACCGGACGAACTGGGGGTGGTGTTGCGCTTCGGCCGCTACGACCGCACCGTGGAATCCGGCCCGCACTACCATCTGCCGTTTCCCATGGAATCGGTGTACACCCCCAAGGTGACCCAGGTGCAACGCGCCGAGGTGGGCTTCCGCTCGCTGGCGCAGGGTGCCTCGTTCCAGCAGGGCGGCGGGCGCATCGTGCCCGAGGAAGCCGCCATGCTCACGGGTGACGAGAACATCGTCAACGTGCAGTTCAGCATCCAGTTCCAGATCAAGGACCCCGTCCAGTACCTCTTCAACGTCACCAATCCCGCCGCCGTCGTGCGCAGTGCGGGCGAGGCCGCCATGCGCGAAGTGATCGGCAACAGCCGCATCGACGCCGCGCTCACCGACGGCAAGCAGCTCATCCAGAACGAGACGCTGACGCTGCTGCAGGCCATCCTGGACACCTACCAGGTGGGCGTGCGCGTGCTTGCCGTGCAGATGCAGGACGTGCACCCGCCGAAAGAGGTCATCGACGCCTTCAAGGATGTGGCCAGCGCCCGCGAGGACAAGAGCCGCATCATCAACGAGGCCGAGGCCTACCAGAACGAGATTCTTCCCCGCACCCGCGGCCTTGCCGCGGAAGTGATCAACCAGGCCGAAGCGTACCGGCAGGCCCGCGTGCGCGAGGCGGAAGGCCAGGCCAGCCGCTTTCTGGCCGTGCTGAAGGAATACAACAAGGCCAAGGACGTGACCCGCAAGCGCCTGTACCTGGAGGCCATGGAAGAGGTGCTTTCCGCGCCCGGCATGGAAAAGATCGTCATCCCCGGCGAGGCGGGGGCGCGCATGCTGCCCTACCTGCCGCTGGACGGGGCGCGGCCCCGTGGCGACGCGGGCGCGGCCCGCAAGGGGAGCGAATAG
- a CDS encoding 4Fe-4S binding protein yields MKILKASRMERCIGCHGCSLACARLVHKRLSWATAGIRITSAGGLSTGFEARLCLACNPAPCALACPTGAYVQRKGGGVKVNRDLCIRCGNCAAACPVDAIHLDGETGLPYVCIHCGRCVPFCPHACIELADLPDTTDTPDTTDTTDAPGAPEQATPDGTPGAPAPEAGADAAREARHAR; encoded by the coding sequence ATGAAAATACTCAAGGCCAGCCGCATGGAACGTTGCATCGGCTGCCACGGCTGTTCGCTTGCCTGCGCGCGCCTGGTCCACAAACGCCTGTCGTGGGCCACCGCGGGCATTCGCATTACCTCCGCAGGCGGGCTTTCCACCGGGTTCGAGGCACGCCTGTGCCTGGCCTGCAACCCCGCCCCCTGCGCCCTGGCCTGCCCCACCGGGGCCTATGTCCAGCGCAAGGGCGGCGGGGTGAAGGTGAACCGCGACCTGTGCATCCGGTGCGGCAACTGTGCCGCCGCCTGCCCGGTGGACGCCATCCACCTGGACGGCGAAACCGGGCTGCCCTACGTGTGCATCCACTGCGGGCGCTGCGTGCCCTTCTGCCCGCATGCGTGCATAGAACTGGCCGATCTGCCGGACACTACGGACACGCCGGACACTACGGACACTACGGATGCGCCGGGCGCACCGGAGCAGGCCACCCCGGACGGAACACCGGGTGCACCCGCCCCCGAGGCCGGTGCCGACGCCGCAAGGGAGGCCCGCCATGCCCGCTAG
- a CDS encoding helix-turn-helix domain-containing protein — protein MSTFEEVFERIKLATNTRTQVELAEVLDIRQSSISDAKRRNSVPSDWYMKLFEKFGLNPDWLKKASGPMYLRTEQGYQPLDAPAAGMVLEDPARYGDPDAKSSVVTVHSMHCEVTEQGGGPLKAISKLSVPQSYTGPSMQVVRMDASSMEPLVRKGAYVGIDTAQKNVVSGELYGVYVPYEGVALKRIFLDAEKARFVLRSENPAHPEQYLPVDKHAERIVGRVAWVLQRF, from the coding sequence GTGTCCACCTTTGAAGAAGTCTTTGAACGCATCAAGCTGGCCACCAATACGCGTACGCAGGTGGAGCTTGCCGAGGTGCTCGACATCCGGCAGTCCAGTATTTCCGACGCCAAGCGCCGCAATTCGGTGCCCTCCGACTGGTACATGAAGCTGTTCGAGAAGTTCGGCCTGAACCCCGACTGGCTCAAGAAGGCCTCTGGCCCCATGTACCTGCGCACCGAGCAGGGGTACCAGCCCCTGGACGCCCCGGCAGCGGGCATGGTGCTGGAAGATCCGGCCCGTTACGGCGATCCGGATGCCAAGAGCAGCGTTGTGACCGTGCATTCCATGCACTGCGAGGTCACGGAGCAGGGTGGCGGCCCGTTGAAGGCCATCAGCAAGCTGTCCGTGCCGCAGTCGTACACCGGCCCTTCCATGCAGGTGGTGCGCATGGATGCTTCGAGCATGGAGCCCCTGGTGCGCAAGGGTGCCTACGTGGGCATCGATACGGCGCAGAAGAACGTGGTGTCGGGCGAACTGTACGGCGTCTACGTTCCTTACGAGGGCGTTGCCCTGAAACGCATTTTCCTTGACGCGGAAAAGGCCCGTTTCGTGCTGCGCTCCGAAAATCCCGCACATCCCGAACAATACCTGCCCGTGGACAAGCATGCGGAACGCATCGTGGGCCGCGTGGCCTGGGTGCTGCAACGCTTCTGA